In Candidatus Eisenbacteria bacterium, the genomic window TTCGGCTCGATCGACAGCCTCTACGCCTCGCTCGATCAGATCGAGCGCCCGGCGATCCGCGAGAAGCTCCGCCAGAACGAGGATCGCGCGCGCCTGAGCCGGAAGCTCGTCACGATTCGCGCGGATCTCCCGCTCGACCTCCACTGGCACGAGCTCGACCGCCAGGCCGTGCAGGGGGAGGAGCTCCTTCGCCTCATGGAGGAGCTCGAGTTCCACACGCTTCGGCGCCGGTTCGCCGCGGAGCTCTCCGGCGCTCCGCCCGAGCCGGGACCGGCCACGGCGGCGCCGCGGCGCGGAGGAGCGGCGCGTTCCCGGCCCAGCACTTCCGCCGAGATCGCGATCCCGCTCCCGGAGGCGGAAGATGCGTCGGCGGGCGACGGATCGCGCGACCTCGCGGCCGCGCCGCCGGGGACTCCCGAGGATCTCTTTCCCGAGACGATCCGCACCGCGGCGCCTCCTCCCGCCGCGGCACCGTCCACACCCGCGCGGGAGAGGGGAAGCGCCACGGCCCGCGCCGTGGGCGCGGCGGGAGCTCATGCCGTCGCGGGTGAGCCGCGCCGCCCGTTCGGAGAGTACCGGACCCTCGCCACGGGCGAGGACCTCGAACGCCTCGCGCGGGAGCTCATGGACACGGCGGGTCCCGTGGCCTTCGACACGGAGACGACCGGGTTCAATCCGCTCCGCGCCCAGCTCGTGGGGATCGCGGTCGCGACGAAGCCGGGGCGCGCGGCGTACCTCCCGATCGGGCACCGGGAAGGGACGATGCTCGATCCGGACCACGTCCGGACCGCGCTCCGCCCGTTCTTCGACGCGGGCGGGAAGATTCGCGCCGCGCAGAACGCGAAGTTCGACTGGCACGCGCTCCATCGCTTCGGGATCCCGGTGCGGGACGTCGCGTTCGACACGATGATCGCGGCGTATCTCGTGGACCCGGACCAGCCGAAGAACCTGGACGCGCTCGCCTCGTCGCGCCTCGGGCTCGAGAAGATCACGACCGAGTCCCTGATCGGGGTCGGGCGCGATCAGATCAGCATGGCGGCGGTCCCGGTGGAGCGGCTCGCGGAGTACTGCTGCGAGGACGCCGACGCCTGCCTCCGGCTCGTGCCGGTCCTGACGCGCGAGCTCGAGGTCATGGGCCAGACGAGCCTCTTCCAGGACGTGGAGATGCCGCTCGTGGGCGTGCTGGCGCGGATGGAGCGGGCCGGGGTGAAGCTCGACGCCACGGTGCTCGAGGGGATGGCCTCGAATCTCGGGGCGGAGCTCGAGCGGCTCGAGCACCAGATCCAGGATCTGGCCGGCGTGCCCTTCAACGTGAGCTCTCCGCGGCAGGTCGCGGAAGTGCTCTTCGAGCGGCTGAAGCTCCCGCGCGGGAAGCGCACGAAGGACGGCTACTCCACCGATGTCGAGGTGCTCGAGGCGCTCGCCGCGGTGCACCCGCTCCCGAAGCTCCTCCTCGCGCACCGGCAGGCGCAGAAGCTCAAGACCGGCTACGTCGACACGCTGCCGCGGCTCGTGCACCCCGAGACGGGGCGCCTCCACACCACGTTCCACCAGACGGTCGCCTCGACCGGACGCCTGAGCGCGAGCGAGCCGAGCCTCCAGAACGTGCCCGTGCGGACCGAGGAGGGGCGCCTGATCCGCTCGGCCTTCGTGGCCGAGGGGCCGCGCGGGCTCCTCTCGTCCTTCGACTACTCGCAGATCGAGCTCCGGCTCATGGCGCACTTCTCCCACGATCCGGTGCTGGCCGAGGCCTTCCGGACCGAAGCCGACGTGCACGCCACCACCGCGTCGAAGCTCTTCGGCGTGCCCCCCGACGCCGTGACGCCCGGACAGCGCGCGCAGGCGAAGGTCGTGAACTTTGG contains:
- the polA gene encoding DNA polymerase I, giving the protein FGSIDSLYASLDQIERPAIREKLRQNEDRARLSRKLVTIRADLPLDLHWHELDRQAVQGEELLRLMEELEFHTLRRRFAAELSGAPPEPGPATAAPRRGGAARSRPSTSAEIAIPLPEAEDASAGDGSRDLAAAPPGTPEDLFPETIRTAAPPPAAAPSTPARERGSATARAVGAAGAHAVAGEPRRPFGEYRTLATGEDLERLARELMDTAGPVAFDTETTGFNPLRAQLVGIAVATKPGRAAYLPIGHREGTMLDPDHVRTALRPFFDAGGKIRAAQNAKFDWHALHRFGIPVRDVAFDTMIAAYLVDPDQPKNLDALASSRLGLEKITTESLIGVGRDQISMAAVPVERLAEYCCEDADACLRLVPVLTRELEVMGQTSLFQDVEMPLVGVLARMERAGVKLDATVLEGMASNLGAELERLEHQIQDLAGVPFNVSSPRQVAEVLFERLKLPRGKRTKDGYSTDVEVLEALAAVHPLPKLLLAHRQAQKLKTGYVDTLPRLVHPETGRLHTTFHQTVASTGRLSASEPSLQNVPVRTEEGRLIRSAFVAEGPRGLLSSFDYSQIELRLMAHFSHDPVLAEAFRTEADVHATTASKLFGVPPDAVTPGQRAQAKVVNFGILYGMGPARLARELNLSRALATAFIEEYKRTLSGVAAYLQTILESARKKGYAETILGRRRPLPALRADGARRAEAERFAVNMPIQGSAADLIKVAMVRIDALLAERGCRTRLVLQVHDELLFETDEDEIEELAPLLRQVMEHAIPLKVPLVVLEGRGRNWAEAHA